The sequence GTTGGTCCGACCATGACCCGTGGCACCGTGGACGCGACGCAGGAGCTGGCCGCGTTCCTGCGGACCCGGCGCGAACGCCTGGACCCGGGGGACTTCGGCCTGCCGACGCGCCGGCAGGCCCGGCGGACCCCCGGACTGCGCCGCGAGGAGGTCGCCGAGCTGGCCGGGGTCAGCACCGACTACATCGTGCGACTGGAACAGGCCCGCGGGCTGCGCCCCTCGGTGGGTGTGGTGGAGGCGCTGGCACAGGCGCTGCGCCTCGCCCCCGACGAACGCGCCTACCTCTTCGGCCTGGCTCAGCAGCGCCCCCGCGGCGCCGACAAACCCGCCACCGCCGCGGACCCGTCGCTGGCCCGGTTGGTCGCCGACCTGTCGCCGCGACCGGCCATGCTGATGAACCACCGCTACGACATCCTCGCCTGGAACGGCGAGATGGCGAGGCTGCTGCCGACCTTCGACCGGCTGCCGCCGTCCGAGCGCAACGCGATGCGGCTGTGCCTGCTGGACCCCGGCATGCGGGAGTTCTACGACGACCGCGAACGGGTCGTGCGGGACGGGATCGCCCACCTGCGCGCCGCGTGGGCCACCCACCCGGAGGACCCGGCGCTGAGCGCCCTCATCAGCGAATGCCTCGCCGGCGACGAGGAGTTCGCGCGGCTGTGGGCCGAGCGGGACATCAAGGCCAACGGGCGTGGCCGCAAGGTGCTGCGGCACCCCGACGTGGGTGTGGTCGCCCTGCACTTCGAAGTCCTCGTGCCACTCCAAGACCCGGATCAGCGGTTGCTGATCTACCGCGCCGCGGACGACGAGAGCCAGGCGGCGTTGGACCGGCTGTTTACGGGGTGACCTCGCGGCTCGGCCGTTCGCGCACTGGGCCGCAACGTCATTCCGACAGCGCGGCGCGCTCGGCGGACCGTTCTCCGGTTGCCTCCGCACGGTAGGCGGCCCCGGCGCTCTCGATCAGGGTGAGCGACTGGGCCGGGGGCAGGGCGGCGCCGGCGAGCAGGTCGTGGGTGAGGTGGGCGAGGGCGACGGCGGCGGGGTCGGTCTGGTGGGTGCCGGTGTGGTGGGCCGTGAAGTGCAGCGTGGGGTTCTCTTCGGCGTACGTCATGACGCGCAACGCCCCGTCGGTGGCGGCGGGGTGCGGGGTGGCGGTCAGCGGGAGGACGTACAGCGTGATGCGCTCGCGGCGGACCAGATCGGCGAGGTGGCGGAGTTGCCCGGCCATGGCGGCGGGACCGCCGAGCGGGCGGCGCAGCACGGCCTCGCCGAGCACCCCGGTGTAGCGGGGGCCGCGCGGGTCCAGCAGGACGGGGGTCCGCGACAGCCTCGCGTCCCAACGGTGCCGGGTGGGGCGGTCCGCCAGCAGCGCGGCATACGTCTTCGCGACGGCCTCGGCGTACGCGTCCGTCTGGAGCAGGCCCGGCACGAGCGCGGCGTCCCACTCCCGGATGGCGGTCGCCAGCCACTCCCACTCCGCGAGCGGGGTGAGCCGCCCGGGGGCGGGCGCGGAGCGGGCGACCACCAGGTTCCGTGCGAAGAAGCCGCCGGTGCCGAGGATGTCGTCCACCGCCCGCGCCAACTCGTCGGACAGCCGCCGCTCCCCCTGCTCGATCCGGGCGAGGAACGACATCTCGATGTGCAGCCGGTCCGCCAACTCCTCCAGAGTCAGCCCGGCCCGCTCCCGGTAGTACCTCAACTCGGCCCCGTACAGCGACCGCGCGGACAGCGTCGGGTCCAGCAGTTTCGCCGAAAATCGGCCGGCGTTCAGAGACATGACAGGGCTCCTTCGGAGGCGTGCGGTTGACGTGGGCGGAAGGTTGCTGCGGAGTGTGCCGGGGCCTCGTCTCCCAACGGCACGGTTTCCACCTCGCAGCAGGTCTCCGTGCGTCGCAGTCCACGGCGAGTGCGTACTCAACGTGATGGCGTCATTACGCTAGACCTCGGACTGTGCGGTTCGCAATAGTGCGTCAGGAACCGTTCCGTAGGAAGAGTTCCACGATCGCTGAGTACCATCGCGGGGTCGAACCGGGCAGACTGCTGGGCAAAGGGAGGGCACGATGGCAGCCGAGCAGGTACCGACCGTCAGGCGACGGCGCCTGGGGTCCGAGTTGCGGAAGCTCCGAGAGGAGGCCGGTAGGTCACTTGAGGACGCTGCCGGCGTCCTGGAGTGTCACCGTTCCAGGATCAGCCGAATCGAACTCGGCTACCTGGGAGTTCGGGCGCGCGACGTGCGCGATCTCCTGAACGACTACGGCGTGTCCAACGAGGACTTGCGGGCGCGCCTCACCGAACTCGCGCGGCATGGCAGCAAGCGAGGCTGGTGGGATGCCTATGGCCAGATCATCGCCCCGGCCTATGCCAACTACCTCGAGCTGGAGGCCGACACCGACTACATCCGTGCCTTCGAGTCGATTCTGATTCCCGGTCTTCTCCAGACGGAGGACTACAGTCGGGCGGTCATCCGCGCCAACCCTGCGTTGGTTCGCGATGACGACGTGGACACCTTGATGAGGGTGAAGATCGAGCGGCAGACGATCCTCACCCGGCAGGACGGGCCGGTCCGGTTCTGGGCGATCATCGGCGAGGCAGCGCTTCGGACTCCCATCGGTGGAACGGAAGTGATGCGTGCTCAGCTCGACCACCTCGTGAAGGTCGTCGAACGGCCCAACGTCACGCTGCAAGTGTTGCCCTACGACGTCGGCGCTCACGCCGGGCTGTCCGGCCCGTTCGTCATCTTCTCGTTTGCCGTGCCGAATGACGCGGGCGTCGTCTTCCTGGAGAACCTTTCGAGCAGCCTCTACCTGGAGACGCACGACGAGGTGGCCGGCTACACCCTGGTCTTCGATGCTCTACGGTCATCCGCGCTCAATCCCGCAGACTCTCTCGACTACATCGCCAAGGTCGCCGACGAAGTCCTGCCCAAGAAAGCGAAGAGGTAAGTGATGGACACCCCGATGTGCTGGCGCAAGTCCAGCTACAGCGGCAGCACGAACAACTGTGTCGAGATAGCGGACGTGCCTGGTTGTGTCGGCATACGCGACTCCAAGGACAAGGCGGGCCCCGCTCTCGTCGTCACCCCTGTGGAGTGGGCCTCCTTCGTGGACCTGGTCTGTTCCGGCGCCGTCGACTTCGGCGTCGTCTGAAGTCGGGCGGGCGGTCGCCGCACCGTACGTGTCTCCGCGCTGACGGGTTGGGGGCCGTACGGTTTTGGCGTGTTCCGTGCTCCCCGCAAGGGCGTTGTGCCGTCAGGGTCGAAGCAGCGCCTTTCGCACGACGGAGGAGTGGTGATGGAGATGCCGAGGAACGAGTACATGCGCGGCCCTTCGACGGAAGCGGCCCTGGAACAGGCGTGGCGGAAGTCGTCCTACAGCAATGACTCCGGGGGTGCCTGCGTCGAGGT comes from Streptomyces sp. NBC_00448 and encodes:
- a CDS encoding helix-turn-helix transcriptional regulator translates to MTRGTVDATQELAAFLRTRRERLDPGDFGLPTRRQARRTPGLRREEVAELAGVSTDYIVRLEQARGLRPSVGVVEALAQALRLAPDERAYLFGLAQQRPRGADKPATAADPSLARLVADLSPRPAMLMNHRYDILAWNGEMARLLPTFDRLPPSERNAMRLCLLDPGMREFYDDRERVVRDGIAHLRAAWATHPEDPALSALISECLAGDEEFARLWAERDIKANGRGRKVLRHPDVGVVALHFEVLVPLQDPDQRLLIYRAADDESQAALDRLFTG
- a CDS encoding helix-turn-helix domain-containing protein, translating into MSLNAGRFSAKLLDPTLSARSLYGAELRYYRERAGLTLEELADRLHIEMSFLARIEQGERRLSDELARAVDDILGTGGFFARNLVVARSAPAPGRLTPLAEWEWLATAIREWDAALVPGLLQTDAYAEAVAKTYAALLADRPTRHRWDARLSRTPVLLDPRGPRYTGVLGEAVLRRPLGGPAAMAGQLRHLADLVRRERITLYVLPLTATPHPAATDGALRVMTYAEENPTLHFTAHHTGTHQTDPAAVALAHLTHDLLAGAALPPAQSLTLIESAGAAYRAEATGERSAERAALSE
- a CDS encoding helix-turn-helix domain-containing protein: MAAEQVPTVRRRRLGSELRKLREEAGRSLEDAAGVLECHRSRISRIELGYLGVRARDVRDLLNDYGVSNEDLRARLTELARHGSKRGWWDAYGQIIAPAYANYLELEADTDYIRAFESILIPGLLQTEDYSRAVIRANPALVRDDDVDTLMRVKIERQTILTRQDGPVRFWAIIGEAALRTPIGGTEVMRAQLDHLVKVVERPNVTLQVLPYDVGAHAGLSGPFVIFSFAVPNDAGVVFLENLSSSLYLETHDEVAGYTLVFDALRSSALNPADSLDYIAKVADEVLPKKAKR
- a CDS encoding DUF397 domain-containing protein codes for the protein MDTPMCWRKSSYSGSTNNCVEIADVPGCVGIRDSKDKAGPALVVTPVEWASFVDLVCSGAVDFGVV